In Rubrivirga marina, the following are encoded in one genomic region:
- a CDS encoding cell division protein FtsX yields MALSYTLREGLAGFRRAKLAAATSVVALAIALVLIGLFVLLGWQGQQVAELLRQRASEVEIFLDDDATAEASARVGDRLRSVAGVDSVRYVSHEEAAEIFREAFGEEADLYDDAQFLPASYRVRLGGDAASPDSLEAFAEVVAGWTAVDDVAYDRASVEAVERNVRTFSSVGLAVALLVVLAALLLVGNTVRLSIYARRMLIRTMKLVGATNAFIRRPFLIEGVIQGLAAGVVAGIVLWGLYGLFLRFIRSADASRAVVDWPGGTPLLAVAALIVLGLVLGFIASSVAVRRFIRQVSLS; encoded by the coding sequence GTGGCCCTCTCCTACACGCTCCGCGAAGGGCTCGCCGGCTTCCGGCGCGCCAAGCTGGCCGCGGCGACGAGCGTCGTCGCGCTCGCCATCGCGCTCGTCCTCATCGGCCTGTTCGTCCTGCTCGGGTGGCAGGGCCAGCAGGTCGCCGAGCTGCTCCGCCAGCGTGCCTCCGAGGTCGAGATCTTCCTCGACGACGACGCGACGGCCGAGGCGTCGGCCCGCGTGGGCGACCGGCTCCGGAGCGTGGCCGGCGTCGACTCGGTGCGGTACGTCTCGCACGAGGAGGCGGCCGAGATCTTCCGCGAGGCGTTCGGCGAGGAGGCCGACCTCTACGACGACGCCCAGTTCCTCCCGGCCAGCTACCGCGTCCGCCTCGGCGGCGACGCGGCCTCGCCCGACTCGCTCGAGGCCTTCGCCGAGGTCGTCGCGGGGTGGACCGCCGTCGACGACGTGGCCTACGACCGGGCCTCGGTCGAGGCCGTCGAGCGCAACGTCCGGACGTTCTCGAGCGTCGGGCTGGCCGTCGCCCTCCTCGTCGTGCTCGCGGCGCTGCTCCTCGTCGGCAACACGGTCCGCCTGTCGATCTACGCGCGGCGGATGCTGATCCGGACGATGAAGCTGGTCGGGGCGACGAACGCGTTCATCCGGCGGCCCTTCCTCATCGAGGGCGTGATCCAGGGGCTCGCGGCGGGCGTCGTGGCCGGCATCGTGCTGTGGGGGCTCTACGGCCTGTTCCTCCGCTTCATCCGCTCCGCCGACGCGAGCCGCGCGGTCGTGGACTGGCCGGGCGGGACGCCGCTGCTGGCCGTCGCCGCCCTCATCGTCCTCGGGCTCGTGCTGGGCTTCATCGCGTCGAGCGTGGCCGTCCGGCGGTTCATCCGGCAGGTGAGCCTGAGCTAG
- a CDS encoding YfbK domain-containing protein: MALRSLAFAALALSALAFAVPRPVEPVGTIAGTITDTETGDPLVGAHVAIPFLGLGAATDEAGRFRLANVPAGTHRVVVSHAGYARVERQVRVEDGAQVALDVALAAVEVGEVVVEYERPMMEQDAISVRGRTAGIAPPPAAPAAPPAASGQFYMQRQSTTGGGLQPPPTDREGYAPIDEVGFKTATDAPLSTFSIDVDRASYANTRRFLTDDRLPPVDAVRVEEFVNAFDYALDGPGEQDRHPFAVHTEVTEAPWAPAHRLVRIGLQGRRIDTEDLPPANLVFLLDVSGSMQAPDKLPLLQRAFRLLVREMRPEDRVAIVVYAGASGLVLPSTDGTEKAEILDAIDRLQAGGSTAGAEGLRLAYATAREHFDPRATNRVILATDGDFNVGVSSDAEMQRLIEEERESGVFLSVLGFGTGNLQDSKMETLADHGNGNYAYIDSIREAERVFVREFGGTLFAIAKDVKIQVEFNPAEVAGYRLVGYENRMLAAEDFNDDQKDAGELGAGHTVTALYEVVPVGVEVPTAGVDGLRYQTAPSLTSAARSGELMTVALRYKPATGAGTFADESVRLAVSVDGAGFRPIARASEATRWATAVAEAALLLRQSEYAPGASWEQALALARGARGGDPHGDRAEFVRMMETAQALQQTEAAQRDRPVALGD; encoded by the coding sequence ATGGCCCTCCGCTCTCTGGCGTTCGCCGCCCTCGCCCTTTCCGCCCTCGCGTTCGCCGTCCCACGTCCCGTGGAGCCCGTCGGCACCATCGCCGGCACCATCACCGACACCGAGACCGGCGACCCGCTCGTCGGAGCCCACGTCGCGATCCCGTTCCTCGGCCTCGGCGCTGCGACGGACGAGGCTGGCCGGTTCCGCCTCGCCAACGTGCCGGCCGGGACGCACCGCGTCGTCGTGTCGCACGCCGGCTACGCGCGCGTCGAGCGGCAGGTGCGGGTGGAGGACGGCGCCCAGGTCGCGCTCGACGTGGCCCTCGCGGCTGTCGAGGTGGGCGAGGTCGTCGTCGAGTACGAGCGGCCGATGATGGAGCAGGATGCGATCTCAGTCCGCGGACGGACGGCGGGGATCGCGCCGCCGCCGGCCGCTCCCGCGGCGCCGCCGGCCGCGAGCGGCCAGTTCTACATGCAGCGCCAGTCGACGACCGGCGGCGGGCTCCAGCCACCACCGACCGACCGCGAGGGCTACGCGCCCATCGACGAGGTCGGGTTCAAGACGGCCACCGACGCGCCGCTCTCGACATTCTCCATCGATGTCGACCGGGCCAGCTACGCCAACACGCGCCGGTTCCTCACCGACGACCGGCTCCCGCCCGTCGACGCCGTCCGCGTCGAGGAGTTCGTCAACGCCTTCGACTACGCGCTCGACGGGCCGGGCGAGCAGGACCGCCACCCGTTCGCCGTCCACACCGAGGTGACCGAGGCGCCGTGGGCGCCGGCCCACCGGCTCGTCCGGATCGGGCTCCAGGGGCGGCGGATCGACACCGAGGACCTCCCGCCGGCCAACCTCGTCTTCCTCCTCGACGTCTCGGGCTCGATGCAGGCGCCCGACAAGCTCCCGCTCCTCCAGCGCGCGTTCCGGCTCCTCGTCCGCGAGATGCGGCCGGAGGACCGCGTGGCGATCGTCGTCTACGCCGGCGCCTCGGGCCTCGTCCTCCCGTCGACCGACGGGACGGAGAAGGCCGAGATCCTCGACGCCATCGACCGGCTCCAGGCCGGCGGCTCGACGGCCGGCGCCGAGGGCCTCCGCCTCGCCTACGCCACGGCCCGCGAGCACTTCGACCCCCGCGCGACGAACCGCGTGATCCTCGCCACCGACGGCGACTTCAACGTGGGCGTCTCGTCCGACGCCGAGATGCAGCGGCTGATCGAGGAGGAGCGCGAGTCGGGCGTCTTTTTGTCCGTCCTCGGGTTCGGCACGGGCAACCTCCAGGACTCGAAGATGGAGACGCTCGCCGACCACGGGAACGGCAACTACGCCTACATCGACTCGATCCGCGAGGCCGAGCGCGTGTTCGTCCGCGAGTTCGGCGGAACGCTGTTCGCCATCGCGAAGGACGTCAAGATCCAGGTCGAGTTCAACCCGGCCGAGGTCGCGGGCTACCGGCTCGTCGGCTACGAGAACCGGATGCTGGCGGCGGAGGACTTCAACGACGACCAGAAGGACGCCGGCGAGCTCGGCGCGGGCCACACGGTCACGGCGCTCTACGAGGTCGTCCCGGTGGGCGTCGAGGTGCCGACGGCCGGCGTCGACGGGCTCCGCTACCAGACGGCGCCGTCGCTCACGAGCGCGGCCCGGAGCGGCGAGCTGATGACCGTCGCCCTCCGCTACAAGCCGGCCACCGGCGCCGGCACGTTCGCCGACGAGTCCGTCCGCCTCGCGGTCTCCGTCGACGGGGCCGGCTTCCGGCCGATCGCGCGGGCCTCGGAGGCCACGCGCTGGGCGACGGCCGTGGCCGAAGCGGCGTTGCTCCTCCGCCAGAGCGAGTACGCGCCCGGCGCGTCGTGGGAGCAGGCGCTCGCCCTCGCCCGCGGCGCCCGCGGCGGTGACCCCCACGGCGACCGCGCCGAGTTCGTCCGCATGATGGAGACGGCCCAGGCGCTCCAGCAGACCGAGGCCGCCCAGCGCGATCGGCCCGTCGCGCTGGGGGACTGA
- a CDS encoding transglycosylase domain-containing protein — MALTPNVARPARSWSPSAPVEEPTRNPFKRYWRAVTDDEASWGRRLFVGLGVPFGIGLGGLVLGVAAFAVYAWSLLPETPDAYALARATQSQPTVVVDVRGERITQFEPEFREWVPLDSIPTHLVDALIATEDRDFYGHGGIDYQRTVGAIWNTLKGARQGGSTITQQLARNLFPDEIGNAGTIERKTKEALAARAIERDHTKREILEAYLNTVPFLYNAHGVELAARTYFASHAPDLTVPQSAMLVAMLKGPNQFNPVRHPEAATDRRNLVLRLMAEQGVLGQEEAAAYQAEGLDIDLQPQPSTYSAAPHFTAAVRRELDAWATARGYDVDRDGLVVRTTLDLTMQREAEAAVAARAGRLQRTADGQWGRRVPRAALDAAFRKTTAYAQAVDGGMSESEALAEVRADAALWDSVAQTVRRVEASLVAIQPETGAVRAYVGSRDFRVDEYDHAGVALRQPGSTFKAFVFAGALQRGYGPEDEIDGGAAEVELDDGTTWTPAGGWSEGTLADALAYSKNAATARLTQEIGPHRVALVAQRMGVESDLDVVPSIGLGTSPVTLLEMVSAYATIANDGLRREPKLITRVETASGTVLDTFGGVGRQALTRRDARNLLDMLRGVIDRGTGRPLREMGVTGDLAGKTGTTQEYADGWFIAMRPGLAVGAWVGFNDQRVTFRSKQTGEGSRTALPVVGDFLLRVQDRLPNVAFPPPPGRYADLDFDADGDSLLIDEADVADLTAEDYEWAYGEDPYDPVEVDVPDVERPMEDRPDLRQPPPATRRIGWDGNGQRSDERQRTDAPRRAPIPRTPPPSAPRGGQSGEPVMIPRDAPPTPDPEVRNRNNRGGMTAEEMIEEARRRDGDG; from the coding sequence GTGGCCCTGACGCCCAACGTCGCCCGCCCCGCCCGCTCGTGGTCGCCCTCGGCGCCCGTCGAGGAGCCCACGCGGAACCCCTTCAAGCGCTACTGGCGGGCCGTGACCGACGACGAGGCGTCGTGGGGACGCCGGCTGTTCGTGGGCCTCGGCGTTCCGTTTGGGATCGGCCTGGGGGGATTGGTGCTCGGCGTGGCGGCGTTCGCCGTCTACGCGTGGTCGCTCCTGCCGGAGACGCCGGACGCCTACGCCCTCGCCCGTGCCACGCAGTCGCAGCCGACCGTCGTCGTCGACGTCCGCGGCGAGCGGATCACGCAGTTCGAGCCCGAGTTCCGCGAGTGGGTCCCGCTCGACTCCATCCCGACCCACCTCGTCGACGCGCTCATCGCGACTGAGGACCGCGACTTCTACGGTCACGGCGGCATCGACTACCAGCGGACCGTCGGGGCCATCTGGAACACGCTCAAGGGCGCCCGCCAGGGCGGCTCGACCATTACGCAGCAGCTCGCGCGGAACCTCTTCCCGGACGAGATCGGCAACGCCGGGACCATCGAGCGGAAGACGAAGGAGGCCCTCGCGGCGCGCGCCATCGAACGCGACCACACCAAGCGCGAGATCCTCGAGGCCTACCTCAACACGGTCCCGTTCCTCTACAACGCGCACGGCGTCGAGCTCGCGGCGCGGACCTACTTCGCCTCGCACGCGCCCGACCTGACCGTGCCCCAGTCGGCCATGCTGGTGGCGATGCTGAAGGGGCCGAACCAGTTCAACCCGGTCCGCCACCCCGAGGCGGCGACGGACCGCCGGAACCTCGTGCTTCGGCTGATGGCCGAGCAGGGCGTTCTCGGTCAGGAGGAGGCGGCGGCGTACCAGGCCGAGGGCCTGGACATCGACCTCCAGCCGCAGCCCTCGACCTACAGCGCCGCGCCCCACTTCACGGCCGCCGTCCGCCGCGAGCTCGACGCGTGGGCCACGGCGCGTGGCTACGACGTCGACCGGGACGGGCTCGTCGTCCGCACGACGCTCGACCTGACGATGCAGCGGGAGGCCGAGGCCGCCGTCGCCGCCCGCGCCGGCCGGCTCCAGCGGACCGCCGACGGCCAGTGGGGCCGCCGCGTCCCCCGCGCCGCGCTCGACGCCGCGTTCCGCAAGACGACGGCCTACGCCCAGGCCGTCGACGGCGGGATGAGCGAGTCCGAGGCGCTCGCCGAGGTCCGCGCCGACGCCGCGCTGTGGGATTCCGTGGCCCAGACGGTCCGCCGCGTCGAGGCGTCGCTCGTGGCGATCCAGCCCGAGACCGGCGCCGTCCGCGCCTACGTTGGCTCCCGAGACTTCCGCGTCGACGAGTACGACCACGCGGGCGTGGCGCTCCGCCAGCCCGGCTCGACGTTCAAGGCGTTCGTGTTCGCCGGCGCGCTCCAGCGTGGCTACGGCCCCGAAGACGAGATCGACGGCGGCGCTGCCGAGGTGGAGCTCGACGACGGCACGACGTGGACCCCGGCCGGCGGCTGGTCGGAGGGCACGCTCGCCGACGCGCTCGCCTACTCCAAGAACGCCGCGACGGCCCGGCTCACGCAGGAAATCGGGCCGCACCGCGTGGCGCTCGTGGCCCAGCGGATGGGCGTCGAGAGCGACCTCGACGTGGTCCCGTCGATCGGCCTGGGCACGAGCCCGGTCACGCTCCTCGAGATGGTCTCGGCCTACGCCACGATCGCCAACGACGGGCTCCGCCGCGAGCCGAAGCTCATCACGCGCGTCGAGACGGCGTCGGGCACGGTCCTCGACACGTTCGGCGGCGTGGGCCGGCAGGCGCTCACGCGCCGCGACGCGCGCAACCTCCTCGACATGCTCCGCGGCGTCATCGACCGCGGGACCGGGCGCCCGCTCCGCGAGATGGGCGTGACCGGCGACCTCGCCGGCAAGACCGGCACCACGCAGGAGTACGCCGACGGCTGGTTCATCGCCATGCGGCCCGGGCTGGCGGTCGGCGCCTGGGTCGGGTTCAACGACCAGCGGGTCACGTTCCGGTCGAAGCAGACCGGCGAGGGCTCGCGGACGGCGCTGCCCGTCGTCGGCGACTTCCTCCTGCGCGTCCAGGACCGCCTCCCGAACGTGGCGTTCCCGCCGCCGCCCGGCCGCTACGCCGACCTCGACTTCGACGCCGACGGGGACTCGCTCCTCATCGATGAGGCCGACGTGGCCGACCTTACGGCCGAGGACTACGAGTGGGCCTACGGCGAGGACCCCTACGACCCGGTCGAGGTGGACGTCCCCGACGTCGAGCGGCCGATGGAGGACCGCCCCGACCTCCGCCAGCCGCCCCCCGCCACGCGCCGGATCGGCTGGGACGGCAACGGCCAGCGGAGCGACGAGCGCCAGCGGACCGACGCGCCCCGCCGGGCCCCGATCCCAAGGACGCCCCCCCCGTCCGCCCCGCGCGGCGGCCAGTCGGGCGAGCCCGTCATGATCCCACGGGACGCCCCGCCGACGCCGGACCCGGAGGTCCGCAACCGAAACAACCGCGGCGGCATGACGGCCGAGGAGATGATCGAGGAGGCCCGCCGCCGCGACGGGGACGGCTAG
- a CDS encoding ArsA family ATPase → MPRVLLFTGKGGVGKTTCAAATALACASRGQRTLVLSTDPAHSLADAVDRPLGPEPRELAPKLDAMEVDLYYSMRKYWGNMRELVRAVLRFQGADAIAAEELAALPGMGEGSALLWLDEFVRSGDYDVIVLDAAPTGETLTLLTLPQVTQWWLQKAFPLQKTAIKTVGFAVRKTTGVPLDKGYEELDRLFGKLGDVQEILQDPEVTSARLVMNPERMVIQEAKRAYTYLQLYGYGVDAAVVNRVIPEDEAGGVMAKYVEAQAGYLDEIHRSFHPLPVLTVPHLGREVFGLELLEQVAEGMYEGRDPAAVYHAEPSYKVENEGEVYTVALRVPGADPGDVEAEQFGDDLVVQIANQRRNVTLPAFLAYYRLAEARVADGWLRARFVPEA, encoded by the coding sequence ATGCCCCGCGTCCTCCTCTTCACCGGCAAGGGCGGCGTCGGGAAGACGACGTGCGCCGCGGCCACGGCCCTCGCCTGCGCCAGCCGCGGCCAGCGCACGCTCGTCCTCTCGACCGACCCCGCCCACTCGCTCGCCGACGCCGTCGACCGGCCGCTCGGGCCCGAGCCCCGCGAGCTCGCTCCGAAGCTCGACGCCATGGAGGTCGACCTGTACTACTCCATGCGGAAGTACTGGGGCAACATGCGCGAGCTGGTCCGCGCCGTCCTCCGCTTTCAGGGCGCCGACGCCATCGCGGCCGAGGAGCTCGCCGCGCTGCCCGGGATGGGCGAGGGGAGCGCGCTCCTGTGGCTCGACGAGTTCGTCCGCTCCGGCGACTACGACGTGATCGTCCTCGACGCCGCGCCGACGGGCGAGACGCTGACGCTCCTCACGCTCCCCCAGGTCACGCAGTGGTGGCTCCAGAAGGCGTTCCCGCTCCAGAAGACGGCCATCAAGACCGTCGGCTTCGCCGTCCGCAAGACGACGGGCGTCCCGCTCGACAAGGGCTACGAGGAGCTCGACCGGCTCTTCGGGAAGCTCGGCGACGTGCAGGAGATCTTGCAGGACCCTGAGGTCACGTCGGCCCGCCTCGTGATGAACCCGGAGCGGATGGTGATCCAGGAGGCCAAGCGGGCCTACACCTACCTCCAGCTCTACGGCTACGGCGTCGACGCGGCGGTGGTGAACCGCGTGATCCCGGAGGACGAGGCGGGCGGCGTCATGGCGAAGTACGTCGAGGCGCAGGCCGGCTACCTCGACGAGATCCACCGCTCGTTCCACCCGCTCCCGGTCCTGACCGTGCCCCACCTCGGGCGCGAGGTGTTCGGACTCGAGCTGCTGGAGCAGGTCGCCGAGGGGATGTACGAGGGCCGCGACCCGGCGGCCGTCTACCACGCCGAGCCGTCTTACAAGGTCGAGAACGAGGGCGAGGTCTACACCGTCGCGCTCCGCGTGCCCGGCGCCGACCCCGGCGACGTGGAGGCCGAGCAGTTCGGGGACGACCTCGTGGTCCAGATCGCGAACCAGCGACGCAACGTCACGCTGCCCGCATTCCTAGCCTACTACCGTTTGGCCGAGGCGCGCGTCGCGGACGGCTGGCTCCGCGCCCGGTTCGTGCCCGAGGCGTAG
- a CDS encoding mechanosensitive ion channel family protein: MQTDTTVVAVDTTAQTVGAAASGALGTLREWLDGFFELLPNLVLAVLIVIAAAFVARLVRNVVASVLHRAADRAPQTKNVVELLATIVYIAVLAAGTFIALSVLKLDGVVTTLLAGAGVVGLALGFAFQDIASNFIAGILMAIRNPFLVGEIIETNGFTGTVREISLRSTVLDTFQGQKVILPNAKVFGDPIVNYSARGERRVDLACGVGYGDDLGHAQRVAVAAVEGLEMRKDGKPVQLYYTEFGDSSINFVVRFWVDFMRQTDFLEAQSEAIKAVKAAFDGHGVTIPFPIRTLDFDPNGGVDLRAVLKGSGGELTAGGADGE; the protein is encoded by the coding sequence ATGCAGACCGATACGACCGTCGTCGCCGTCGACACGACCGCCCAGACCGTAGGCGCCGCCGCCAGCGGCGCGCTCGGGACGCTCCGCGAGTGGCTGGACGGGTTCTTCGAGCTCCTCCCGAACCTCGTCCTCGCCGTCCTCATCGTCATCGCGGCCGCGTTCGTGGCCCGGCTCGTCCGGAACGTCGTCGCGAGCGTGCTCCACCGGGCGGCCGACCGGGCGCCGCAGACGAAGAACGTCGTCGAGCTGTTGGCGACGATCGTCTACATCGCCGTGCTCGCGGCCGGGACGTTCATCGCGCTCAGCGTGCTCAAGCTCGACGGCGTGGTGACGACGCTCCTCGCCGGCGCCGGCGTCGTGGGGCTGGCCCTCGGCTTCGCGTTCCAGGACATCGCCTCGAACTTTATCGCGGGCATCCTGATGGCGATCCGGAACCCGTTCCTCGTGGGCGAGATCATCGAGACGAACGGGTTCACGGGGACCGTCCGCGAGATCTCGCTCCGGTCGACGGTCCTCGACACGTTCCAGGGCCAGAAGGTCATCCTCCCGAACGCGAAGGTGTTCGGCGACCCGATCGTGAACTACTCGGCTCGGGGCGAGCGGCGCGTCGACCTCGCGTGCGGGGTCGGCTACGGCGACGACCTCGGGCACGCCCAGCGCGTGGCCGTCGCGGCCGTCGAGGGGCTCGAGATGCGGAAGGACGGCAAGCCCGTCCAGCTCTACTACACCGAGTTCGGCGACTCGTCGATCAACTTCGTCGTCCGCTTCTGGGTCGACTTCATGCGGCAGACGGACTTCCTGGAGGCCCAGAGCGAGGCCATCAAGGCCGTCAAGGCCGCGTTCGACGGCCACGGCGTGACGATCCCGTTCCCGATCCGGACGCTCGACTTCGACCCCAACGGCGGCGTCGACCTCCGGGCGGTGCTCAAGGGCTCCGGCGGGGAGCTGACGGCCGGAGGCGCGGACGGCGAGTAG
- a CDS encoding DsbA family oxidoreductase: MTLDVFADIACPWCYIGEAHLAEALRQRPGLGIERRWRPFQLQPDLPPQGQPREFFHRKFGGPERTEAAFAHTAQAGEAAGLRFDFSQLAGAPNTTDAHRLILLAGTYDRTWETVDALFEGYFADGRDLNDAGDLVAIAEHAGVPGADARALLDDDRYAADVRRSQTVAQRAGIGGVPLYLFGEQFALSGAQPVEAFVQALDRAAEADVSDTSDA; this comes from the coding sequence ATGACGCTCGACGTATTCGCCGACATCGCCTGCCCGTGGTGCTACATCGGGGAGGCCCACCTCGCCGAGGCGCTCCGCCAGCGGCCCGGGCTCGGCATCGAGCGCCGGTGGCGGCCGTTCCAGCTCCAGCCCGACCTGCCGCCCCAGGGCCAGCCCCGGGAGTTCTTCCACCGGAAGTTCGGCGGCCCGGAGCGGACCGAGGCCGCGTTCGCCCACACCGCGCAGGCCGGCGAGGCCGCGGGGCTCCGGTTCGATTTTTCCCAGCTGGCCGGCGCGCCCAACACCACCGACGCGCACCGCCTCATCCTCCTGGCCGGCACCTACGACCGGACGTGGGAGACCGTCGACGCCCTGTTCGAGGGCTACTTCGCCGACGGCCGCGACCTCAACGACGCCGGGGACCTCGTCGCCATCGCCGAGCACGCCGGAGTCCCGGGCGCCGACGCCCGCGCGCTCCTCGACGACGACCGCTACGCCGCCGACGTCCGCCGGAGCCAGACGGTCGCGCAGCGGGCGGGGATCGGGGGCGTCCCGCTGTACCTGTTCGGCGAGCAGTTCGCGCTCTCGGGCGCCCAGCCCGTCGAGGCGTTCGTCCAGGCGCTCGACCGCGCCGCCGAGGCGGACGTGTCGGACACGTCCGACGCCTGA
- a CDS encoding TerB family tellurite resistance protein — translation MFIHELSPEQRRAFLVLARQVIDADNRLAIQEVERLDRLYVEAGVATELAGAPSGVGDLNLLFGTERSRVVVLLDLLLMAYADGQLHLREIAAIRSVAAGLQVDAGTFEAALDWARRHQELVEEAEHLGSAVGS, via the coding sequence ATGTTCATCCACGAGCTGAGCCCCGAGCAGCGCCGCGCCTTCCTGGTCCTCGCCCGCCAGGTCATCGACGCCGACAACCGGCTGGCGATCCAGGAGGTCGAGCGGCTCGACCGGCTTTACGTCGAGGCCGGCGTCGCGACCGAACTGGCCGGCGCCCCGAGCGGCGTCGGCGACCTGAACCTCCTGTTCGGGACCGAGCGGTCGCGTGTGGTCGTCTTGCTCGACCTCCTCCTCATGGCCTACGCCGACGGCCAACTCCACCTGCGTGAGATCGCGGCCATCCGGTCCGTCGCCGCCGGGCTCCAGGTCGATGCCGGGACGTTCGAGGCGGCGCTCGACTGGGCCCGCCGGCATCAAGAGCTGGTCGAGGAGGCCGAGCACCTCGGGAGCGCCGTCGGCTCGTAG
- the ettA gene encoding energy-dependent translational throttle protein EttA, with translation MSDQKIIFSMLGVGKTLPTGKKILDNIYLSFYYGAKIGVLGLNGAGKSTLLRIIAGKDPSHDGEIQKQPDLTIGLLEQEPDLGDPSRTVKEVVEEGMAEAVGLLKRYEEISAAFAEPDADFDALIAEQGKVQEDIDRLGAWDVDARLQQAMDALHCPPGDSPIGPLSGGEKRRVALVRLLLQAPDVLLLDEPTNHLDAQSVAWLEQHLAGYEGTVIAVTHDRYFLDNVAGWILELDRGKGIPFEGNYTSWLEQKEARLAQEEKEASKRQKTIHQELEWVRQNAKGQRTKSKARIARYEELQAGLDNERRDELEIYIPPGPRLGNVVVEAEGVDKGYDGRTLVEDLTFSLPPGGIVGVVGPNGAGKTTLFRMITGEEDPDDGAFRVGETVQLGYVNQVRDLDPDKTVWEVISGGADFIQLGNREVNSRAYVGRFNFGGADQQKKVGTLSGGERGRLQLAVTLKEGANVLLLDEPTNDLDVNTLRALEEALLSFGGCAVVISHDRWFLDRVATHTLAFEGDGEVVFYPGNYSEYAEDRKARLGIDPDEPTGPHRRLTRA, from the coding sequence GTGAGCGACCAGAAAATCATCTTCTCCATGCTCGGCGTCGGCAAGACCCTGCCGACGGGCAAGAAGATCCTCGACAACATCTACCTCTCGTTCTACTACGGCGCCAAGATCGGCGTCCTCGGTCTGAACGGGGCCGGCAAGTCGACCCTGCTCCGCATCATCGCGGGCAAGGACCCGAGTCACGACGGCGAGATCCAGAAGCAGCCGGACCTCACGATCGGCCTGCTCGAGCAGGAGCCCGACCTCGGCGACCCCTCGCGGACCGTCAAGGAGGTCGTCGAGGAGGGGATGGCTGAGGCCGTCGGCCTCCTCAAGCGGTACGAGGAGATCTCGGCCGCCTTCGCCGAGCCCGACGCCGACTTCGACGCGCTCATCGCCGAGCAGGGGAAGGTCCAGGAGGACATCGACCGGCTCGGCGCCTGGGACGTCGACGCGCGGCTCCAGCAGGCCATGGACGCGCTCCACTGCCCGCCCGGGGACTCGCCGATCGGGCCGCTGTCCGGTGGTGAGAAGCGCCGCGTCGCGCTCGTGCGGCTCCTCCTCCAGGCGCCCGACGTGCTCCTGCTCGACGAGCCGACGAACCACCTCGACGCGCAGTCCGTCGCGTGGCTCGAGCAGCACCTCGCCGGCTACGAGGGCACGGTCATCGCCGTGACGCACGACCGGTACTTCCTCGACAACGTGGCCGGCTGGATCCTCGAGCTCGACCGCGGCAAGGGGATCCCGTTCGAGGGCAACTACACGAGTTGGCTCGAGCAGAAGGAGGCCCGTCTCGCGCAGGAGGAGAAGGAGGCCTCGAAGCGCCAGAAGACGATCCACCAGGAGCTCGAGTGGGTCCGCCAGAACGCCAAGGGCCAGCGGACCAAGTCGAAGGCGCGGATCGCGCGGTACGAGGAGCTCCAGGCCGGTCTCGACAACGAGCGTCGCGACGAGCTCGAGATCTACATCCCGCCGGGCCCCCGCCTCGGCAACGTCGTCGTCGAGGCGGAAGGGGTCGACAAGGGCTACGACGGGCGGACGCTCGTCGAGGACCTCACGTTCAGCCTCCCGCCCGGCGGCATCGTCGGCGTCGTGGGGCCGAACGGCGCCGGCAAGACGACGCTCTTCCGCATGATTACGGGCGAGGAGGACCCCGACGACGGTGCCTTCCGCGTCGGCGAGACGGTCCAGCTCGGCTACGTCAACCAGGTCCGCGACCTCGACCCGGACAAGACGGTCTGGGAGGTCATCTCCGGCGGCGCCGACTTTATCCAGCTCGGCAACCGCGAGGTCAACAGCCGCGCCTACGTCGGCCGGTTCAACTTCGGCGGGGCCGACCAGCAGAAGAAGGTCGGGACGCTGTCGGGCGGCGAGCGCGGCCGGCTCCAGCTGGCCGTGACGCTGAAGGAGGGCGCGAACGTGCTCCTCCTCGACGAGCCGACGAACGACCTCGACGTCAACACGCTGCGGGCCCTCGAGGAGGCGCTCCTGAGCTTCGGCGGCTGCGCCGTCGTCATCAGCCACGACCGCTGGTTCCTCGACCGCGTCGCGACGCACACGCTCGCCTTCGAGGGCGACGGCGAGGTGGTGTTCTACCCCGGCAACTACTCCGAGTACGCCGAGGACCGGAAGGCCCGCCTCGGCATCGACCCGGACGAGCCCACGGGCCCGCACCGTCGCCTGACCCGGGCGTAG